The Fusarium keratoplasticum isolate Fu6.1 chromosome 8, whole genome shotgun sequence genome includes a region encoding these proteins:
- a CDS encoding Fumarylacetoacetase — protein sequence MSWLTIPRGSHFSLANLPFGIISTKANPSPRPAVAIGDNALDLSLFAEKGGFDKLQGFPKDKISVFSEPTLNSFAALGRPVHRAVRQYLRQVFGANTPFPEVLKDNESLKQNAIVALSEVKMHLPMAIGDYTDFYAGRNHAFNVGVLFRGAANALNPNYNHLPVGYHGRASSVVVSGTPLRRPWGQVLAAPGDKTPVFRPSSRLDIELELGMFICQGNTLGEPIPVNEAENYIFGYVLVNDWSARDVQAWEYVPLGPFNSKNLGTTISPWVVLADALDPFKSKGLPNDVEVLEYLREKREDNVVDIHLEVTLETPKGTKAVITRTSSTNLLWSWPQMIAHHTITGCNLRPGDFLASGTISGTEDGTQGSFLEQTRGGKSPLRIGTDGEERKFLEDGDTVIIRGWSGTNEDELIGFGDCAGQILEALPPRQ from the exons ATGTCGTGGCTCACAATCCCACGAGGCTCGCACTTCTCCCTCGCCAATCTCCCATttggcatcatctccaccaaAGCCAACCCATCTCCTCGCCCAGCCGTCGCCATCGGTGATAATGCCCTCGATCTCTCACTTTTCGCCGAAAAGGGAGGCTTCGACAAGCTTCAGGGCTTCCCCAAAGATAAAATCTCCGTCTTTAGCGAGCCCACTCTCAACTCATTCGCAGCACTCGGCAGGCCTGTGCATCGAGCTGTCAGGCAGTATCTGAGACAGGTCTTTGGAGCCAACACGCCTTTCCCCGAGGTCCTCAAGGACAATGAGTCTCTAAAGCAGAACGCCATAGTTGCGCTTTCTGAAGTTAAGATGCACCTCCCTATGGCAATCGGCGATTATACCGACTTTTACGCTGGCCGGAATCATGCCTTCAATGTCGGCGTCCTCTTTCGAGGTGCTGCCAACGCCTTGAACCCGAACTATAATCATCTCCCTGTCGGATATCATGGCAGAGCCAGCTCTGTGGTGGTCTCAGGAACGCCACTTCGTCGACCCTGGGGCCAAGTCCTGGCAGCTCCTGGAGACAAGACGCCAGTGTTCCGACCCTCTTCTCGGTTAGACATTGAGCTGGAGCTCGGCATGTTCATCTGTCAGGGAAATACCCTTGGAGAGCCTATCCCGGTGAACGAGGCAGAGAATTATATCTTTGGATATGTCCTCGTCAACGACTGGAGTGCTCGTGATGTCCAAGCCTGGGAGTACGTGCCTCTTGGACCTTTCAACTCGAAGAACCTAGGAACCACCATAAGCCCTTGGGTCGTCCTTGCAGATGCGTTGGATCCTTTCAAGTCAAAGGGCCTTCCCAACGACGTCGAAGTTTTGGAGTATCTCCGCGAGAAGCGAGAGGATAATGTTGTTGATATTCACCTGGAAGTGACTCTCGAGA CTCCCAAAGGCACTAAAGCAGTCATTACTCGAACATCATCTACAAACCTCCTTTGGTCCTGGCCTCAGATGATTGCACACCACACCATCACAGGGTGCAACCTGCGACCTGGTGACTTCCTCGCGTCCGGCACCATATCTGGTACTGAGGACGGCACTCAAGGCAGTTTTCTTGAGCAGACACGTGGAGGCAAGTCACCTCTACGAATCGGCACAGATGGTGAAGAACGCAAGTtcctcgaggatggtgatACTGTCATCATTCGAGGGTGGTCAGGTACGAATGAGGATGAACTCATTGGGTTTGGAGACTGCGCGGGACAGATTCTGGAGGCTTTACCACCCAGGCAGTAA
- a CDS encoding Aldedh domain-containing protein, producing the protein MAETTIVGAGGRKITLPTGLFIDNKFSPAADNKTIAIENPSTGDTIANLSAAQAADVDRAVASSKAAFRNTWRLTGPAKRRALLNKLGDLIEQNAEEFASIEAVDAGMLYTMSMGLSVTQAVECCRYYAGWADKLDGQSIENDQSLSYTRREPIGVCAAIVPWNSPLMITFWKLGPAIAVGNTLVLKTPELAPLYGQKLAQLIAEAGFPPGVINILCGVGSVAGQALADHSDVRKISFTGSEGVGRGILASAARSNLKRVSLELGGKGPAIIFKDADFENALLWAGAGITVHNGQICVAGSRIYVQEEIYDKFIAEFSKRTKDAVAGDPLLAETVKGPVISEAQKNRILGFITKAKEEGTKLLHGGEEKLSSKGHYVPNTAFVDVSPDATIIKQEVFGPVASIAKFKTEEEVIALANGTDYGLAASIFTNDIARAVRVSEQVEVGIVTINTWGSIHANTPFGGIKQSGFGREMGQDALNDWTQVKCVKLSVPKL; encoded by the exons ATGGCTGAAACTACCATtgtcggcgccggcggcCGAAAGATCACCC TCCCCACTGGCCTCTTCATTGACAACAAGTTTTCCCCTGCTGCCGATAACAAGACAATCGCCATTGAAAACCCATCCACCGGtgacaccatcgccaacctctcAGCAGCCCAGGCCGCTGATGTTGACCGGGCCGTGGCCTCTTCCAAGGCCGCCTTCAGGAACACATGGCGCTTGACAGGTCCGGCAAAGCGCAGAgccctcctcaacaagctAGGTGATCTCATTGAGCAGAATGCCGAGGAATTTGCGTCTATTGAGGCTGTCGATGCCGGTATGCTGTACACCATGTCCATGGGACTGAGTGTTACGCAGGCTGTCGAGTGTTGTCGGTACTATGCTGGCTGGGCGGATAAGCTTGATGGCCAATCGATTGAGAACGATCAGTCACTTTCGTATACGCGCCGTGAGCCTATTGGAGTCTGCGCCGCTATTGTGCCATGGAACTCCCCTCT GATGATTACTTTTTGGAAACTTGGCCCAGCCATCGCAGTCGGAAACACTCTCGTCCTCAAGACCCCAGAGCTCGCCCCTCTCTATGGACAGAAGCTGGCACAACTCATTGCCGAGGCTGGCTTCCCTCCCGGTgtcatcaacatcctctGCGGTGTTGGAAGTGTTGCCGGTCAGGCACTGGCTGATCACTCCGATGTGAGAAAGATCTCATTCACCGGCAGCGAAGGAGTTGGACGAGGGATTCTCGCCAGCGCAGCGCGTTCGAACCTCAAGAGAGTCAGCCTTGAGTTGGGTGGAAAGGGTcctgccatcatcttcaaagaCGCTGATTTTGAAAACGCTCTCTTGTGGGCTGGAGCTGGAATCACTGTTCACAACGGACAGATTTGTGTCGCTGGAAGTCGAATTTACGTGCAAGAAGAGATTTACGACAAGTTCATTGCCGAGTTTTCAAAGAGGACCAAGGATGCGGTGGCTGGAGATCCTCTCCTCGCAGAGACGGTCAAGGGACCCGTCATCAGCGAGGCGCAGAAGAACCGCATCTTGGGattcatcaccaaggctAAGGAGGAGGGAACGAAGCTTCTCCACGGTGGCGAAGAGAAACTATCGTCAAAGGGACACTATGTGCCTAACACAGCGTTTGTGGATGTCTCACCtgatgccaccatcatcaagcaagAGGTGTTTGGCCCTGTGGCAagcatcgccaagttcaagacggaggaggaagtTATTGCCCTAGCCAACGGCACGGATTACGGACTCGCGGCATCCATCTTTACAAACGACATTGCCAGGGCCGTTCGCGTATCAGAGcaggtcgaggtcggcatTGTTACTATCAACACGTGGGGAAGCATCCATGCGAATACTCCATTTGGCGGTATCAAGCAGAGCGGGTTTGGTAGGGAGATGGGGCAGGATGCGTTGAATGATTGGACGCAGGTGAAATGCGTCAAGCTCAGTGTACCAAAACTTTAG